One window from the genome of Halofilum ochraceum encodes:
- the pnp gene encoding polyribonucleotide nucleotidyltransferase, whose protein sequence is MHRKEFQYGDQTVRLETGKVARQASGAVWVNMSDTVVLVTAVGRREADPGKPFFPLTINYQERTYAAGKVPGGFFKREGRPTEKETLTSRLIDRPIRPLFPKGFTNEVQVIATVMSMNPEVDPDIPAMIGASAALALSGMPFAGPIGGARVGYRDGEYMLNPSRSALAESDLDLVVAGTDNAVLMVESEAQMLSEETMLGAVTYGHEQMQVAINAINELVAEAGAPKWDWQAKERDPALDRAVADACENALGEAYGVSDKLERQERVGELRNSVVEQLSGAEDAQWSADEVKEAFGALEKKLVRGRIIEGQPRIDGRDNRSIRPIEVETSCLPRTHGSSIFTRGETQAVVVATLGTGRDAQFVDALEGEYREPFMLHYNFPPYCVGETGFMAGPKRREIGHGKLAKRGISGVMPSDDDFPYTIRVVSEITESNGSSSMASVCGTSLALMDAGVPIKAPVAGIAMGLIKEDDGFAVLSDILGDEDHLGDMDFKVAGTEQGVTALQMDIKIDGITREIMEQALAQAREGRLHILGIMNQEIGAARAELSEYAPRFITVKIDPEKIASVIGKGGSVIRSMTEETGATIDIGDDGLIKIASADKAAAEEAKRRIEQLTADVEVGSVYEGRVAKIMDFGAFVNILPGKDGLVHISQISDERVQSVTDKLAEGDTVRVKVLEVDKQGRIRLSMKAVDAA, encoded by the coding sequence GTGCATCGTAAAGAGTTTCAGTACGGCGACCAGACGGTACGCCTCGAGACCGGCAAGGTAGCGCGGCAGGCGTCCGGTGCGGTCTGGGTGAACATGTCGGATACGGTGGTGCTCGTGACCGCCGTGGGCCGGCGTGAGGCGGATCCGGGTAAACCGTTCTTTCCTCTGACCATCAACTACCAGGAACGGACGTATGCCGCCGGCAAAGTGCCTGGCGGCTTCTTCAAGCGCGAAGGCCGTCCGACCGAAAAGGAAACGCTCACCTCCCGCCTCATCGATCGCCCGATCCGCCCGCTGTTCCCCAAAGGATTCACCAACGAGGTCCAGGTCATTGCGACGGTCATGTCGATGAACCCGGAGGTCGATCCGGACATCCCGGCGATGATCGGTGCCTCGGCCGCGCTGGCGCTGTCGGGTATGCCCTTCGCGGGCCCGATCGGCGGTGCGCGCGTGGGCTACCGCGACGGCGAGTACATGCTCAACCCGTCGCGCAGCGCGCTGGCCGAGTCGGATCTCGATCTGGTCGTCGCCGGCACCGACAACGCCGTGCTGATGGTCGAGTCCGAAGCGCAGATGCTGTCCGAGGAGACCATGCTCGGGGCCGTGACCTACGGCCATGAGCAGATGCAGGTAGCGATCAACGCCATCAACGAACTGGTTGCCGAGGCCGGAGCGCCCAAGTGGGACTGGCAGGCGAAGGAACGGGATCCCGCTCTCGACCGAGCCGTCGCCGATGCCTGCGAAAACGCGCTGGGCGAGGCCTATGGGGTTTCCGACAAGCTGGAACGCCAGGAACGCGTGGGCGAACTGCGCAATTCCGTGGTCGAGCAGCTGTCCGGTGCCGAAGACGCCCAGTGGTCGGCCGACGAGGTGAAAGAGGCCTTCGGCGCGCTCGAGAAGAAGCTGGTGCGTGGCCGGATCATCGAGGGCCAGCCACGGATCGACGGGCGCGACAACCGCAGCATCCGACCGATCGAGGTCGAGACGAGCTGCCTGCCGCGTACCCATGGCTCATCGATCTTCACGCGCGGCGAGACCCAGGCGGTCGTGGTGGCGACGCTGGGCACGGGTCGGGATGCGCAGTTCGTGGATGCCCTTGAGGGCGAATACCGCGAACCGTTCATGCTCCACTACAACTTCCCGCCGTACTGCGTCGGCGAGACCGGTTTCATGGCCGGCCCGAAGCGTCGTGAGATCGGTCACGGCAAACTCGCGAAGCGCGGGATCTCCGGCGTCATGCCGAGCGATGATGATTTCCCGTACACCATTCGCGTGGTCTCGGAGATCACGGAATCGAACGGCTCCAGTTCGATGGCCAGCGTCTGTGGCACGAGCCTTGCGCTGATGGACGCCGGTGTACCGATCAAGGCCCCGGTCGCGGGTATCGCGATGGGCCTGATCAAGGAGGACGACGGGTTCGCCGTGCTGTCCGACATCCTGGGCGACGAGGACCATCTCGGCGACATGGATTTCAAGGTCGCGGGCACCGAGCAGGGCGTCACGGCGCTGCAGATGGACATCAAGATCGACGGGATCACCCGTGAGATCATGGAACAGGCGCTGGCGCAGGCGCGCGAGGGCCGGCTGCATATCCTCGGCATCATGAATCAGGAGATCGGTGCCGCGCGTGCCGAACTCTCCGAGTATGCGCCGCGTTTCATCACGGTGAAGATCGATCCGGAAAAGATCGCTTCGGTGATCGGCAAGGGTGGCTCCGTCATCCGGTCCATGACTGAAGAGACCGGTGCGACGATCGATATCGGCGACGATGGTCTGATCAAGATCGCGTCCGCCGACAAGGCGGCGGCCGAAGAGGCCAAGCGGCGGATCGAGCAGTTGACCGCGGATGTCGAGGTCGGGAGCGTATACGAAGGCCGTGTCGCCAAGATCATGGACTTCGGTGCCTTCGTGAACATCCTGCCTGGCAAGGACGGACTCGTTCATATCTCCCAGATTTCGGACGAACGCGTGCAGAGCGTGACCGACAAGCTCGCCGAAGGTGATACCGTCCGGGTGAAGGTGCTGGAAGTGGACAAGCAGGGACGGATCCGGTTGTCGATGAAAGCGGTCGACGCCGCCTGA
- the tadA gene encoding tRNA adenosine(34) deaminase TadA, with protein sequence MDESVDRDWMEIALAEARRAGANGEVPVGAVLVRDGEILGRGCNGPVAAHDPTAHAEIMALREAAAAVGNYRLPGTTLYVTLEPCPMCIGAIVHARVARLVFGATDPKTGAAGSVFNLAAAPAHNHRVRVDGGVLGDACGDELRSFFRARRRTVTQ encoded by the coding sequence GTGGATGAGTCGGTGGACCGGGACTGGATGGAAATAGCGCTCGCGGAGGCCCGCCGCGCGGGTGCCAACGGTGAGGTGCCGGTGGGCGCGGTTCTTGTCCGCGATGGCGAAATCCTTGGCCGTGGATGCAATGGTCCGGTTGCGGCGCACGACCCGACGGCCCACGCGGAGATCATGGCCCTGCGCGAGGCCGCGGCCGCGGTCGGCAATTACCGCCTGCCGGGTACGACCCTGTACGTCACGCTCGAGCCGTGCCCGATGTGCATCGGCGCGATCGTGCACGCACGGGTCGCTCGGCTCGTGTTCGGGGCGACGGATCCGAAAACGGGGGCGGCCGGGTCGGTCTTCAATCTCGCCGCCGCGCCGGCCCATAATCACCGCGTGCGGGTAGACGGCGGTGTGCTCGGAGACGCCTGTGGCGACGAACTGCGATCGTTTTTCCGCGCGCGGCGTCGGACCGTAACGCAATGA
- a CDS encoding ABC transporter ATP-binding protein, protein MGNDSGKILQASNLTRRVGGPDAGLTILDGIALEVPRGEAVAVLGPSGSGKSTLLGLLAGLDAPSEGDVALFGQSLSALDEDGRAALRAGRVGFVFQSFQLVPGLSALENVMLPLELADRSDVAETARAALEQVGLGARLRHRPNELSGGEQQRVALARAFAPDPQLLFADEPTGNLDGRTGAAVIDRLFELRAERGTTLVLVTHDEAVAQRCDRRLRMEDGHLMEAVA, encoded by the coding sequence ATGGGCAATGACTCCGGAAAGATTCTGCAAGCGAGTAACCTGACGCGGCGTGTGGGCGGCCCCGACGCCGGCCTGACCATTCTGGACGGAATCGCGCTTGAAGTCCCGCGAGGGGAGGCCGTGGCGGTGCTCGGCCCCTCGGGTTCCGGAAAATCGACCCTGCTGGGGCTGTTGGCGGGCCTCGACGCGCCGAGCGAGGGCGATGTGGCGCTGTTCGGTCAGTCGCTTTCGGCGCTCGACGAAGATGGCCGGGCGGCGCTGCGCGCCGGACGCGTCGGGTTCGTGTTCCAGTCATTCCAGCTCGTGCCGGGACTGAGCGCGCTGGAGAACGTGATGCTGCCACTCGAACTCGCCGATCGGTCCGATGTTGCCGAGACGGCGCGGGCCGCGCTGGAGCAGGTCGGGCTCGGGGCGCGGCTGCGTCACCGCCCGAATGAGCTGTCGGGCGGCGAACAGCAGCGGGTGGCCCTGGCGCGCGCGTTCGCTCCCGATCCGCAGCTGCTGTTCGCGGATGAACCGACCGGGAACCTGGATGGGCGCACCGGGGCGGCCGTGATCGACCGGTTGTTCGAACTGCGCGCCGAACGCGGCACGACCCTCGTGCTCGTGACCCATGACGAAGCCGTGGCACAGCGCTGCGACCGGCGCCTGCGCATGGAAGACGGTCATCTGATGGAGGCCGTGGCGTGA
- a CDS encoding RelA/SpoT family protein — protein sequence MNDAVQPGGTPVVGVTAFAARHPEAADRIERAGAAMAANPPAGRWPTGLEVAELLEELGVDSDTLVAALLSPPEVATTAPDDGLETEYGATVARLARNARWLNAFREFTPTTGEREPAERLRRMILALAEDVRAVLIRLAYRTCRLRNLGGEGREERRRVARETLELYAPLANRLGVSRLKWEMEDLAFRYLDPEAYKRIANGLAERRADRERFIETFMEQLRVALEEDGLRDFTVKGRPKHIYSIWRKMERKHVDLDELFDVHAVRVFVDRVQDCYTALGTVHGRWAHIPKEFDDYIANPKENGYQSLHTAVIGPDGKPVEVQIRTWAMDAHAERGVAAHWLYKEGSTEDERLQQSVNALRSLLEAGGGDDAFGETFGRELFADRVFVFTPKGEVIDLPQGATALDFAFSVHTQIGYRCRGARVNGRIVPLTYQLRNGDHVEVLTTREARPSRDWLNQDLGYLRTSRARAKVRAWFNQRDHAQHVEDGRALLERELKRLHARDLSQDRLARELGYDRCNDLLAALGRNEVSSSRVAGAVQTLMRPRTEDETAITHRPARTANESEALRVSGMGDLMTRTANCCKPVPGDEVIGYITRGRGVTVHRRDCHNILRIEGEERDRLIEVEWGAAEPQGRWSVDIVVDAFDRPGLLRDATRVLAEDDVNVTRAEMHMKRPPAARIELTVQIRDMAQLDRALQRLQQLPNVFDAVRNG from the coding sequence ATGAACGATGCAGTCCAACCAGGCGGGACGCCGGTCGTGGGGGTGACGGCCTTCGCGGCGCGTCATCCGGAGGCGGCGGACCGAATCGAGCGTGCGGGGGCGGCGATGGCCGCCAACCCCCCAGCGGGCCGCTGGCCGACCGGCCTCGAGGTCGCGGAGCTGCTGGAAGAACTCGGCGTCGATTCCGATACGCTCGTCGCCGCACTGCTCAGCCCGCCCGAGGTGGCGACCACCGCGCCGGATGATGGCCTGGAAACGGAGTACGGTGCGACGGTCGCGCGCCTGGCGCGCAATGCACGCTGGCTGAACGCCTTCCGCGAGTTCACGCCCACCACCGGCGAGCGGGAACCTGCAGAGCGCCTGCGGCGCATGATCCTGGCGCTCGCCGAGGACGTGCGCGCGGTCCTGATCCGGCTGGCGTATCGCACCTGCCGTTTGCGCAACCTGGGTGGTGAGGGGCGCGAGGAACGTCGCCGCGTCGCCCGTGAGACCCTGGAACTCTACGCGCCACTGGCCAATCGCCTCGGCGTCTCTCGCCTGAAATGGGAGATGGAGGACCTCGCATTCCGCTATCTCGATCCGGAGGCCTACAAGCGTATCGCGAACGGCCTGGCGGAACGGCGGGCGGATCGTGAGCGGTTCATCGAGACCTTCATGGAACAGCTTCGCGTCGCGCTCGAGGAAGATGGGCTGCGGGACTTCACGGTCAAGGGGCGCCCCAAGCACATCTACAGCATCTGGCGGAAGATGGAGCGCAAGCACGTCGATCTCGATGAGCTGTTCGACGTGCACGCCGTACGGGTGTTCGTGGATCGGGTCCAGGACTGTTACACCGCGCTCGGCACCGTCCATGGACGCTGGGCCCATATCCCGAAGGAATTCGACGATTACATCGCCAATCCGAAGGAAAACGGGTACCAGTCACTGCACACGGCGGTCATCGGCCCGGATGGAAAACCGGTCGAGGTGCAGATCCGCACATGGGCCATGGATGCACATGCCGAGCGCGGAGTGGCGGCCCACTGGCTGTACAAGGAAGGCAGTACCGAGGACGAGCGCCTGCAGCAGAGCGTGAATGCGTTGCGGTCGTTGCTCGAGGCGGGCGGTGGCGACGATGCGTTCGGAGAGACCTTCGGGCGCGAACTGTTCGCCGACCGCGTATTCGTGTTTACCCCGAAGGGCGAGGTGATCGACCTGCCGCAGGGCGCCACGGCCCTGGACTTCGCCTTCAGCGTGCACACGCAGATCGGCTACCGCTGCCGCGGTGCGCGCGTCAATGGCCGGATCGTGCCGCTGACGTACCAGCTGCGCAACGGCGATCACGTCGAGGTCCTGACCACGCGTGAGGCACGCCCGAGCCGGGACTGGCTCAATCAGGATCTCGGGTATCTGCGTACGAGCCGTGCCCGGGCCAAGGTGCGGGCGTGGTTCAATCAAAGAGATCACGCCCAGCATGTCGAGGACGGGCGGGCGCTGCTGGAGCGCGAACTCAAGCGCCTGCATGCCCGGGACCTGTCGCAGGATCGACTGGCGCGGGAACTGGGCTACGATCGCTGCAACGATCTGCTGGCGGCTCTCGGGCGCAATGAGGTGAGTTCGTCACGGGTCGCCGGTGCCGTGCAGACGCTGATGCGGCCGCGCACGGAGGACGAAACTGCGATCACGCATCGCCCCGCGCGTACGGCCAACGAATCCGAAGCGCTGCGCGTCAGCGGCATGGGCGATCTCATGACGCGCACCGCGAACTGCTGCAAGCCGGTCCCGGGCGACGAGGTGATCGGTTACATCACCCGCGGTCGAGGGGTTACCGTTCATCGACGCGATTGCCACAACATCCTCCGCATCGAAGGTGAGGAGCGCGACCGGCTGATCGAGGTGGAGTGGGGGGCCGCGGAGCCACAGGGTCGCTGGAGCGTCGATATCGTCGTCGACGCGTTTGATCGTCCCGGCCTGCTGCGGGATGCTACCCGTGTGCTGGCGGAGGATGACGTCAATGTCACCCGCGCGGAGATGCACATGAAGCGCCCGCCCGCCGCACGGATCGAACTGACCGTGCAGATCCGCGATATGGCCCAGCTGGACCGGGCACTTCAGCGTCTGCAGCAACTGCCCAACGTCTTCGACGCGGTGCGTAACGGATGA
- the rpsO gene encoding 30S ribosomal protein S15, giving the protein MSCLSAEEKAKIVEKHGREEGDTGSPEVQVALLSARISHLTEHFGTHKHDHHSRRGLLKMVSQRRKMLDYLKRNDRQRYQDLIQQLGLRR; this is encoded by the coding sequence ATGTCCTGTCTGAGTGCCGAAGAGAAGGCCAAGATCGTCGAGAAACACGGGCGTGAGGAAGGCGACACCGGGTCGCCCGAGGTGCAGGTAGCCCTGCTGTCCGCGCGCATTTCCCATCTGACCGAGCATTTCGGTACCCACAAGCACGATCACCATTCGCGCCGCGGGTTGCTGAAGATGGTCAGCCAGCGCCGCAAGATGCTGGACTATCTCAAACGCAATGATCGCCAGCGTTATCAGGATCTGATTCAGCAACTTGGTCTGCGTCGCTGA
- the truB gene encoding tRNA pseudouridine(55) synthase TruB, giving the protein MGRRNKRGRAVHGILLLDKPGGMSSNRALQRVKRLFDASRAGHTGSLDPLATGLLPICLGEATKVSAFLLEADKRYRFTARFGETTDSGDADGELLATSPVEAVDSDRIETALEGLRGEILQLPPMHSALKHAGRPLYEYARRGIDIERSPRATVIHRLDLLAFDGRDAQFEVHCAKGTYVRTLAEDLGAALGCGAHVTALRRTGAGPFADDALITLEELESEAAGEPGGAQQLDRHLLPIDSALQAWPRVDLGPDLAGFIRQGQAVQVPRAPTAGLVRLYGRDDGFLGMGRIASDGRVAPKRLMNL; this is encoded by the coding sequence TTGGGGCGACGCAATAAGCGCGGGCGCGCGGTACATGGCATCCTGCTGCTGGATAAGCCCGGTGGTATGTCCTCCAATCGGGCACTGCAGCGCGTCAAGCGACTGTTCGACGCGTCGCGGGCGGGCCACACCGGGAGCCTGGATCCCCTCGCGACCGGCCTGCTCCCGATCTGCCTGGGCGAAGCGACGAAAGTGTCGGCCTTCCTGCTGGAGGCGGACAAGCGGTACCGGTTCACGGCCCGGTTCGGGGAAACCACTGACAGCGGCGACGCCGACGGTGAATTGCTTGCGACCAGTCCGGTAGAGGCGGTCGACAGCGATCGTATCGAGACCGCGCTGGAAGGGCTGCGGGGGGAAATCCTGCAGTTGCCCCCCATGCACTCGGCGCTCAAGCACGCGGGTCGGCCCCTGTATGAATATGCGCGCAGGGGGATCGACATCGAGCGCAGCCCGCGCGCGACCGTGATTCACCGTCTTGATCTGCTGGCCTTTGACGGTCGTGATGCACAGTTCGAGGTCCACTGCGCGAAGGGCACGTACGTGCGCACGCTGGCGGAAGACCTCGGGGCGGCGCTCGGCTGCGGCGCGCACGTGACCGCGCTGCGGCGCACCGGCGCGGGCCCGTTCGCCGACGATGCACTGATCACCCTGGAAGAACTCGAGTCGGAAGCTGCGGGTGAACCAGGGGGCGCGCAGCAACTCGATCGGCATCTGCTGCCGATCGACAGCGCATTGCAGGCCTGGCCGCGGGTGGATCTCGGGCCGGATCTGGCGGGTTTTATCCGGCAGGGGCAGGCGGTTCAGGTGCCGCGGGCCCCGACCGCGGGTCTGGTGCGGCTGTATGGCCGCGATGACGGGTTTCTGGGCATGGGGCGTATCGCCAGCGATGGCCGGGTGGCGCCCAAGCGCCTGATGAACCTGTGA
- a CDS encoding HAD family hydrolase has protein sequence MKSVPRAISFDLDDTLWACDDVIGRAEEAVYDWLRKHCPRITAEYDLEAMREVRMETAAVRPDLQADLTRLRHETLVWHTRRAGYDAGLADAAVEVFLDERHRVELYPDVYPVLERLAGRFRLIALTNGNADVHRAGIGDWFEVALSAADVGAPKPDPAMFERACGELGIRPGELLHVGDDPLRDVHAARRFGARAFWINREGREWPADLRRAHHEDETLSRLPDLFAE, from the coding sequence ATGAAGAGCGTGCCGCGGGCGATCTCGTTCGATCTCGACGATACGCTGTGGGCGTGTGACGACGTGATCGGGCGCGCGGAGGAGGCGGTGTATGACTGGCTGCGGAAGCACTGTCCGCGCATCACGGCCGAGTACGATCTGGAGGCCATGCGCGAGGTGCGGATGGAGACGGCGGCGGTGCGACCCGATCTGCAGGCGGACCTGACCCGCCTTCGGCACGAAACGCTGGTATGGCATACGCGCAGGGCCGGTTACGATGCCGGCCTCGCCGACGCGGCGGTCGAGGTCTTCCTCGATGAGCGCCATCGGGTCGAGTTGTACCCGGACGTCTATCCGGTACTGGAACGCCTGGCGGGCCGGTTCCGCCTGATCGCCCTGACGAACGGCAACGCCGATGTGCATCGGGCGGGTATTGGCGACTGGTTCGAGGTGGCGCTGTCGGCCGCGGATGTGGGCGCACCGAAACCGGATCCGGCCATGTTCGAGCGGGCTTGCGGGGAGCTGGGCATCCGGCCGGGAGAACTGCTGCATGTCGGTGATGACCCGTTGCGCGATGTCCATGCAGCGCGCCGCTTCGGCGCACGCGCATTCTGGATCAACCGTGAGGGGCGGGAGTGGCCGGCGGACCTGCGCCGGGCCCACCACGAGGACGAGACGCTCAGTCGGCTGCCGGATCTGTTCGCGGAATGA
- a CDS encoding arylesterase, producing the protein MRLVLVLVLLLSSLPLSAKEDRPTILVVGDSISAGYGVAVDDGWVGRLSSRLDAKDYPHRVVNASITGDTTSGGRARLPDALDRHEPAIVVIELGGNDGLRGQPLEAMRANLRAMIEAARGAGARVLLLGIRLPPNYGRAYIDRFIGVYEALAEDTGVALVPRVLDGVGERREFMQDDGIHPNADGHEVILDNVWPTLLPLLKATSGAT; encoded by the coding sequence ATGCGTCTGGTCCTTGTGCTTGTTCTGCTGCTGTCGTCGCTGCCGCTGAGCGCGAAAGAGGATCGGCCGACCATCCTGGTGGTCGGCGACAGTATCAGTGCCGGTTACGGCGTCGCCGTGGACGACGGCTGGGTCGGTCGCCTCAGCTCGCGCCTCGACGCGAAGGATTACCCGCACCGTGTGGTCAACGCGAGCATCACCGGCGATACGACCAGTGGCGGTCGCGCGCGCCTCCCCGATGCCCTCGATCGCCACGAGCCTGCGATCGTGGTGATCGAACTCGGTGGCAACGATGGCCTGCGCGGGCAACCGCTGGAGGCCATGCGAGCCAACCTGCGGGCGATGATCGAGGCGGCCCGCGGTGCCGGCGCACGTGTCCTGCTCCTCGGGATACGCCTGCCGCCCAATTACGGCCGTGCGTATATCGACCGGTTCATCGGTGTCTACGAGGCACTCGCCGAGGATACCGGAGTCGCTCTCGTTCCCCGTGTGCTGGACGGCGTCGGCGAACGCCGTGAGTTCATGCAGGACGACGGCATTCATCCGAACGCGGATGGGCATGAAGTCATCCTCGACAACGTCTGGCCCACCCTGCTGCCACTGCTGAAGGCGACCAGCGGAGCAACCTGA
- a CDS encoding ABC transporter permease, which produces MKAIGFALRALPRDLRSREMRVLAMALAVAVGALTAVGFFTDRVDQAMGQRATTLIGADLVLESDDPIPETWRERARAEGLNTSGFVTFPTVVVTDAGSELTSVKAVGPGYPLRGEVLLSDRAYGEERPAEGVPEPGTVWLDPRLFARLGVAVGDRIQVGERELRVAASIAQEPDRSGSLFQLAPRLMFNRADLDSTGLISEASRFDAHLLVAGAPEALGRFRAWIDANAPPGVEVQGVENARPEMRAALERARAFLGLAAIMAVVLAGAAVAVAAHSLAGREADASALLRCFGARQRLVLTTLLLRLGVVGLAASAVGIGVGWLAQNGLVSLVGAWFGDSLPPPSLRPVGVGLAAGLITLVGFGLVPVLRIRRVPVMRVLQRSATTPEPSVLAALGLAIAALAVLVFYQAGDPALARWILLGTLGMLLVLGLAAAGLVRLVGRLRGRAVSGWRFGLANLARRPRTSTVQMVGFGLGLLALLLLAVVRVDVLEAWRNDVPPDAPNQFMVNVQPDDVDAVKNRLRDAGIEPAGFYPMIRGRLRAINDNPVEPESFAEGRARRLVEREFNLSWAERHRPENEIVAGEWWSNPGARERPALSVEEGIADVLGVETGDRLTFNVAGQEVTGEVTNLRRVQWDSFKVNFFVLTTPGMLDGAPATWITSYYAPPESRGAVDALVREFPGVTVLNVEQILEQVRSIIRQGTRAVEYVFVFTVLAGIVVLVAAVQASRDERRVEIALLRTLGASRRRVRSILGAEFVALGALAGLIASSGAALTGWAVTDRVLNLPYHFNPWLFLLGVGGGGIGIALAGLIATRSLLTERPLAVLRRE; this is translated from the coding sequence GTGAAGGCCATCGGTTTCGCGCTCCGCGCGCTTCCGCGGGATCTGCGCAGCCGCGAAATGCGGGTCCTCGCGATGGCCCTGGCGGTCGCCGTCGGTGCACTCACCGCGGTCGGTTTTTTCACCGACCGGGTCGACCAGGCGATGGGCCAGCGTGCGACCACGTTGATCGGCGCCGATCTGGTACTGGAGTCCGACGATCCGATCCCGGAGACCTGGCGCGAGCGCGCGCGAGCCGAAGGACTGAATACCAGTGGGTTCGTGACCTTTCCGACGGTGGTCGTAACGGACGCGGGCAGCGAACTGACATCGGTCAAGGCGGTCGGACCGGGTTACCCGTTGCGCGGCGAAGTGCTGCTCTCTGACCGGGCGTATGGCGAAGAACGTCCGGCCGAGGGGGTACCCGAGCCGGGGACGGTCTGGCTCGATCCACGCCTTTTCGCCCGCCTGGGTGTGGCGGTCGGTGATCGCATCCAGGTCGGCGAACGCGAGTTGCGGGTCGCCGCCTCGATCGCGCAGGAACCCGATCGCTCGGGCTCGCTGTTCCAGCTTGCGCCGCGGTTGATGTTCAACCGCGCGGATCTGGACTCGACCGGCCTGATCTCGGAGGCGAGTCGCTTCGATGCCCATCTGCTGGTCGCGGGGGCGCCGGAAGCGCTTGGGCGTTTCCGCGCCTGGATCGACGCGAATGCTCCGCCGGGCGTCGAGGTACAGGGCGTGGAGAACGCGCGTCCCGAGATGCGTGCCGCACTGGAGCGGGCGCGCGCATTCCTCGGCCTTGCCGCGATCATGGCGGTGGTCCTCGCCGGCGCGGCAGTGGCCGTGGCCGCGCATTCCCTCGCCGGCCGCGAGGCGGATGCCAGTGCTCTGCTGCGCTGTTTCGGCGCCCGCCAGCGGCTCGTGCTCACCACGCTGCTCCTGCGTCTCGGTGTGGTCGGGCTGGCGGCGAGCGCGGTCGGGATCGGCGTCGGATGGCTGGCCCAGAATGGCCTCGTGTCCCTGGTCGGGGCGTGGTTCGGGGATTCCCTGCCGCCGCCCTCGCTGCGCCCGGTGGGTGTTGGCCTGGCGGCGGGTCTGATCACGCTGGTCGGTTTCGGTCTGGTGCCCGTGCTCCGTATCCGCCGCGTACCGGTCATGCGGGTCCTGCAGCGCTCGGCGACGACCCCGGAACCGTCCGTGCTCGCCGCCCTGGGCCTCGCGATCGCGGCGCTGGCCGTGCTCGTGTTTTATCAGGCGGGCGACCCGGCGCTCGCGCGCTGGATTCTGCTGGGGACACTCGGGATGCTGCTGGTGCTCGGACTGGCCGCCGCCGGTCTGGTGCGGCTGGTCGGGCGTCTGCGGGGACGGGCGGTCAGCGGCTGGCGCTTCGGTCTCGCCAACCTGGCGCGGCGGCCGCGGACCAGTACGGTCCAGATGGTCGGATTCGGCCTGGGTCTGCTGGCCCTGTTGCTGCTGGCCGTGGTCCGTGTCGATGTCCTCGAGGCCTGGCGTAATGACGTGCCGCCCGATGCCCCGAACCAGTTCATGGTCAACGTGCAGCCGGATGATGTCGATGCCGTGAAGAACCGTCTGCGCGATGCCGGAATCGAACCGGCCGGCTTTTATCCGATGATCCGCGGTCGGTTACGGGCCATCAACGATAATCCGGTGGAGCCGGAGTCCTTCGCGGAAGGTCGTGCACGGCGCCTGGTGGAGCGCGAATTCAATCTCTCCTGGGCCGAACGTCATCGGCCGGAGAACGAGATCGTCGCCGGGGAGTGGTGGTCGAACCCCGGCGCGCGCGAACGCCCGGCGCTGTCGGTCGAGGAGGGTATCGCGGATGTGCTGGGCGTCGAGACCGGTGACCGGCTGACGTTCAATGTCGCCGGCCAGGAGGTGACCGGAGAGGTGACCAACCTGCGCCGGGTGCAGTGGGACAGCTTCAAGGTGAACTTCTTCGTGCTCACGACGCCCGGCATGCTGGACGGGGCACCGGCGACCTGGATTACGAGTTATTACGCCCCACCCGAGAGCCGGGGCGCGGTCGATGCCCTGGTACGCGAGTTCCCCGGGGTCACGGTGCTGAACGTCGAACAGATCCTGGAGCAGGTCCGTTCGATCATCCGTCAGGGTACGCGCGCGGTGGAGTATGTCTTTGTATTCACCGTGCTCGCAGGCATTGTGGTGCTGGTGGCCGCGGTACAGGCCAGCCGCGACGAACGTCGGGTCGAGATCGCGTTGCTGCGCACCCTCGGTGCGAGTCGACGTCGGGTGCGCAGCATACTCGGCGCCGAGTTCGTCGCGCTGGGGGCGCTGGCCGGATTGATCGCGTCGAGCGGTGCGGCCTTGACCGGCTGGGCGGTCACGGACCGCGTGCTCAATCTGCCCTACCATTTCAATCCGTGGCTGTTCCTGCTCGGGGTCGGTGGCGGCGGAATCGGGATTGCCCTCGCGGGGCTGATCGCGACGCGGTCCCTGCTGACCGAGCGGCCACTGGCGGTGCTGCGGCGGGAGTGA